The nucleotide window ACAGCCAGGTAGGCCAAGTCTTTGAACAGTTTGCCACAGTGCTGGCACCTATGGGGCCGCTCAGTGCTGTGGACACGCTGGTGCTGCAGGAGGAGCGAGGGCCGTGCAAAGGCCTTGCCACACGCACCACAGGCATAGGGGCGCTCACCAGTATGTGAGCGTGCATGGATAGCAAGATACGATGACTGTTTGAAGGCTTTGCCGCATGTTGCACAGGCAAAGGGCCGCTCCCCTGTGTGCACACGCTCATGCGAGGCCAAAGCATTGGACTGCTTGAATGCCTTGCTGCAGAGGACACAGGAAAATGGGCGGTCACCTGTGTGCACCCGCTCATGGACGCGTAGGCTGTGTCCGTAGGCGAACCGCTTGCCACAAATGCCGCAGATGTGGGGCTTATCATCGCAGTGCTGCCGCTGGTGCAGAAGAAGGGCCCCTGCTGCTGCAAAGCCCTTCCCACAGGCCGTGCAGGTGAAGGGCCGCTCCAAACAGTGCGTGAGCATGTGCCTCTGCAGTTCGTAAGGTGTCTTGAAGCGCTTGGTGCAGGCGGCACAGCGGTGCGGACGCTCCCCCGAGTGGATGCGTCGGTGCTCTGCTAGATTGGACGCCCGCTTGAAACACTTTCCGCAAAGCTCACAGCGATGAGGTCGCTCTTCCGTGTGCACAAGGGCGTGGCTCTTGTAGTCAGAATGGCGCTTAAACGAGGCCTGAAGTGGGAGAGGGGAAGCAGGACAGAaagcaacacacacacgcacacacatgcacactgagCAACCACCAGAGATCACCTGCGGGACAGAGAAGAACAATTTCCAATGCCTGCTCCTCTCTACAAGTTGCCACTGGCTTCTTTTCATTTTATCGTATCGATGTAGCCACGCAAAGAGAAGTTGGACATCTCTCTGGATTTTCGTACAGCTTAATAACAAAAAATCTTTGTTTACATAAGGAACACTGACTGCTTTTGGATGGCTGATGGCTACCACTAGTTACACAAGATGAAAAAATACCTTTGGCCCTCCTCAGTTGTACCTAgcggcagccattccatcagactACTTGAAGCACTTCCATTCCAGTTATATAAGAACTGTATataactgtggtcctccagatattgctgtcctacaactcccatcagccccagtgagcatggtcaacggtcagggatgatgggtgttgtaggccagcaacatcaagagggccaaaggttccccacccctgctttaaaaactAGTGCCTCAGATcgctttttttcctcctccctcctcatccttttttccttttgtgccatgtctaATGTCCTATTACCAatcttgtaagctgctctgggagccttttgacTAAAAAGTGGCGTTAAACTTTTAAttagttttaattaaaaaattaaaataaaaggagTTTCCATAGAGAAAAAACACAGAAACTGATAGGTACATGGGAGAATTCTAACGGACATTTTAAAagtaagatattttttaaaaaatccttgcacCTGTAGCACCCACTGGCTCCACTACACCTGCGTGAGTGGAGGCTGAAGGCTACAATCCAGTAGTTTTGAATGTAGCTGCAGTGGGAAAACAGGACTGGCTGGATGCCATGGTAGGAAAGCCCCAAAGCTAAGCATGCTTTTTGTTTCTGGGGGAACTGACACTGCTTTAAAGACTAGCACTGTCTGTGCCTCCATTccgaatacagtagggccccactgatacggcgggttatgttccggaccaccgcagaaaagcaaaaaccgcgGTAAAGCAGaagtcattgaatagaatggcgggcgatgcccgaaaaccgccataaaactggaacaagcgccatatgagtggggctttagtctaattgcgtctaattgagaccgctgcattagcaaagcgccgtaaagcggggccctactgtatatatttgtACAGAAACACGTACTACAAAGTCACCATTAAGTCTCCATTACTTTCTCCTCTCGAGAAGAACGATCCAGAGGAAAGGCTTTCTACCCTGATGCTTTTTCCAGGTTCAGGAAAGCAGGAAGCATGAACGAATATATTTGGCTCCTTCCAGCTGTGGGCATCTCTGCCTCAAGATAGAAGTTGGATTTTTAGCTCGCTCCAAAGGCTCATCATGGAAGCCAAGTGCttcgttttgtgtgtgtttttatcttCAGTCGCATTTCTAGCTCCCTACGACATGCTTCCTGCCTGCTTTCACCCGCCTCACCTGGCACAGTTGGCAGCAGAATGGGCGCTCCTCATTGTGAACCACTTCGTGGCTGAACAACTCCCACGCCCGCTTGAAAGCCTTGGCGCAGATGACACACTGGAATGGCTTCTCGTCCACAATCACCTCCTGGATCTcaaactcctccccctccccactgtgaCGCTCCAAATGCTGGGTCAGGTAGGGTGAGAGGGCCATCTCTGTAATAGGCACCAGCTTGGCTGAGGAATACACCCCATCTTCATCTATCAGCTGCACAATGTCATCTGAGCGGGAGGGTTGGGTGTCTAGCTTCTCCAGCACCTCCTGCCCATCCTCTGCAggtcccttcttcctgcaggcacccTTCAGTCGTAGATGCCTCTCATGGGATGGCCCTGTTTCTTCCACACAGGCCACAGGCTTTCCCATCCTCTGGTCCATGAGCCTCCGCTTTCCACACTGCTGGGGCCTGCGGCGGAACTGCTGCAATTCTGCTTCCCTTGCCTCGGTATCAGGGGTGTTGGTGGTGGCGACATCCTTGCCCTGCAAAGAAACACAGAGAAAGGAGGTCTtgctagagaggcctggagaacgTCTGTCAGAGTCTAGCTCCTTCTCGCCATCGCTCCAGTCCTCGAGGGGTGCTGGCAGTTCCGATCCCTCAGAGCCATTCTCAGGTATGCGATTTGGTGAAAAATCCAGCTCACTAGCAGGAGAAGAGGGAATGTCCACCATGACGGGTGCTGCTCTTTTCACTAGCAGAATCTTCTGCAAGAAATGGCAAATATGAGTCATTTACCTAGTGTTTCTTAATAatgttcaaagcactttacaTGCCCTTCTCATTAATTCTTACACCAATGTTGTTTGGTAGGTCAGTATTGTTATTACTGCTGATAAGAGACTGCCAGTTCCGCACCAcaaatttaaagcatacccaacaccCATTTAAAACAcaggacttcccccaaagaatcctgggaattgtagtttattatGGGAGCTGGGAAGTTATAGCTCCGTGAGGAGGAAATCacagttcttaggattctttggggaagtcacgtGAGGGATGGCAGCTTGCCTAAAACTACTTGGTTAAAAAATTGAACACGCAACTCACACTTGTAATCACTACATGACCCCAATTCAAAAAGAGAGTGTGTTTCTCAATCTGTCTATATTCACCTAAGGAAGCATGACCCTTCTTCTTCAAGCTCTGGAACTCTTGCATCTCTGTGTGCTAATGATGTGCACGAGCAGTTGGTAAACtgggaaaggactgtagctcagtggcagggcacatggtttacatgcaaaaggtcccagttcaatccttggcatcttcaaGCAATGGCTGAGACAGACTCAtgactgaaactctggaaagccactgccagttagtgaaggctgtactgggctagatggaccagtagtctgactcagtatacggcagcttctTCCATCCCTATCTCTTTGGGTTCCAGACCTCAGTGTTGTTCCAGTAGGGCTTGCTGCCAGCCAATCAGTGAGAAAAGCAGACTGTGTTTTCTTGGCTCATGAAGGGCAGTTTCAAACGTGACAGAAGTTCATACAACAGAGAGCACTTCAGGATAAGTGTTCAATCCATGTAAATATTTACCAAGAGTATGCACGCAACTCTGTTTTGCTGCATGTGTACACAACTGCATGCACTAGAAAAACACAACCACGCAAAAATTTCCTCTTGCGTGATCATCATACGAGATGGTCAATGGACAGACATACTTCTTAGACAGAAGCTGGTTCCATGTCAAATTTTTGTTTTGGTCTAACCAATCCTAATCTCCACAATGCATGTCTGCGAGATATTGTACTCCATAACTTGGAAGTATGTGCAGTATAGTTGGTGTGCAATATAATTTGATTTCTGAAGACACTCTACAATGTCAACAAAGTATATACACCATGCATGCCAAAATATTCAAGTGGGGATCCTATTCCCAACCACATCTACTACCTACTGGGTTACGGAAAAGGGAGTGAATCACACATGCCCTGTGTTTAGTGCAGTATTCTTTTGCCTCTCCaaattctcttttttaaaaggattgCTTTTTGAAAAAGAGAGAGGGTAGGGAGACAAGCTTTCCTGGAAACCACGTTCTTAAATCTCAGATATGCTAGAGCTCAACTGCAATTGCTAGAGCTCAACTGCAATTAGAATTttggggagagccagtgtggcgcagtggttaaggtgctggactacgacctgggagaccagggttagaattcccacacagccatgaagctcactgggtgaccttgggccagtcactgcctctcagcctcagaggaaggcaatggtaaatcacctctgaataccacttaccatgaaaaccctattcatagggttgccgtaagttggaattgacttgaaggcagtctacttCCATTTTCAATACCCTCCGCTCATGCTCTTTCCTTAATAGGCCAAGCATTCCTAATAGCTTCTGGAGCTGAATTCTGGTTTAAATTCTCCCTTATTCTCCAAGGATCATGAAACCTGGTTGCAGCAAAGCTGTTAATGGggcattgctaggtacttaaaggaCTCAGGGCACAGGCCAATGACATTAATTTGCATAGAATTtgaatgtgctaatttatatgtatagatatcTCTGGAAAATTAAGAAGGTATGTGACTGGGGTCTCAACtacactgtgctttgcaggatgCCCAGTTGCCATATATACAAAGTAAGGCTTGCCCCCTGCTCTAACAATGTCCCTGGTAAATAAGGAGTACCATTACTCTCATCCAAAATAATAGAAATCTCAGGAGTTCAGAGATCTGCCACATTTTTATATGCTTACCTAAATGAAGCTCTCCATTTAGACTACTGGCGAATGAAATCGAATTTGGGTCCTGACACTTCCAAAACAATGCGTGGTAGCAATACAGTCCATTTCTTCAGTAACTAacccaacaaaaaaaaaaactgggaatCTACTGGGCTCCTTCACCATAGGCAAAAACAGAAGGAAACACTCATAAACATGGCTTCAGAGGCCACATAAACACATGTGATGTTGTGGTGTCATTTGATGACGTTATTTTTTTCTGGCAGGAAATTTGCCACAAAGTACACTATATAACCCATACTCCGGTTAATCTTCATCAGATCCATTTTAGGAAAAAGTCTGCCAATCTATTCTggggaagatttatgtaactttaaagttgacaacgaggacattgaacttgtcaaggattatcaataccttggcacagtcattaaccaaaatggagacaatagtcaagaaatcagaagaagactaggactggggagggcagctatgagagaagtagaaaaggtcctcaaatgcaaagatgtatcactgaacaccaaagtcaggatcattcagaccatggtattcccaatctctacatgtggatgtgaaagttggacagtgaaaaaagtgaataggagaaaaatcaactcatttgaaatgtggtgttggaagagaggtttgcgcataccatggactgcgaaaaagacaattgggtgtcaaaacaaattaaaccagaactatcactagaagctaaaatgatgaaattgaggttatcacactttggacacataatgagaaggcatgattcactagaaaagacaataatgctggaagaaacagaagggagtagaaaaagacaatggccaaacaagagattgattgattctttaaaggaagccacagacctgaatttactaGAGCTgagcaggatggttcatgacagatgctgttggaggttgctgattcatagggtcgccataagtcgtagttgacttgaaggcacataacaacaacagttctGGGCAAATGGCATAATATGGCTTCTCCTTTCAGAAT belongs to Rhineura floridana isolate rRhiFlo1 chromosome 11, rRhiFlo1.hap2, whole genome shotgun sequence and includes:
- the LOC133365873 gene encoding zinc finger protein 501-like isoform X3, encoding MVDIPSSPASELDFSPNRIPENGSEGSELPAPLEDWSDGEKELDSDRRSPGLSSKTSFLCVSLQGKDVATTNTPDTEAREAELQQFRRRPQQCGKRRLMDQRMGKPVACVEETGPSHERHLRLKGACRKKGPAEDGQEVLEKLDTQPSRSDDIVQLIDEDGVYSSAKLVPITEMALSPYLTQHLERHSGEGEEFEIQEVIVDEKPFQCVICAKAFKRAWELFSHEVVHNEERPFCCQLCQASFKRHSDYKSHALVHTEERPHRCELCGKCFKRASNLAEHRRIHSGERPHRCAACTKRFKTPYELQRHMLTHCLERPFTCTACGKGFAAAGALLLHQRQHCDDKPHICGICGKRFAYGHSLRVHERVHTGDRPFSCVLCSKAFKQSNALASHERVHTGERPFACATCGKAFKQSSYLAIHARSHTGERPYACGACGKAFARPSLLLQHQRVHSTERPHRCQHCGKLFKDLAYLAVHEKVHTGETPYKCSICQKGFAHPSNLLQHQRIHRDG
- the LOC133365873 gene encoding zinc finger protein 16-like isoform X1, encoding MVDIPSSPASELDFSPNRIPENGSEGSELPAPLEDWSDGEKELDSDRRSPGLSSKTSFLCVSLQGKDVATTNTPDTEAREAELQQFRRRPQQCGKRRLMDQRMGKPVACVEETGPSHERHLRLKGACRKKGPAEDGQEVLEKLDTQPSRSDDIVQLIDEDGVYSSAKLVPITEMALSPYLTQHLERHSGEGEEFEIQEVIVDEKPFQCVICAKAFKRAWELFSHEVVHNEERPFCCQLCQVISGGCSVCMCVRVCVAFCPASPLPLQASFKRHSDYKSHALVHTEERPHRCELCGKCFKRASNLAEHRRIHSGERPHRCAACTKRFKTPYELQRHMLTHCLERPFTCTACGKGFAAAGALLLHQRQHCDDKPHICGICGKRFAYGHSLRVHERVHTGDRPFSCVLCSKAFKQSNALASHERVHTGERPFACATCGKAFKQSSYLAIHARSHTGERPYACGACGKAFARPSLLLQHQRVHSTERPHRCQHCGKLFKDLAYLAVHEKVHTGETPYKCSICQKGFAHPSNLLQHQRIHRDG
- the LOC133365873 gene encoding zinc finger protein 501-like isoform X5; translated protein: MDQRMGKPVACVEETGPSHERHLRLKGACRKKGPAEDGQEVLEKLDTQPSRSDDIVQLIDEDGVYSSAKLVPITEMALSPYLTQHLERHSGEGEEFEIQEVIVDEKPFQCVICAKAFKRAWELFSHEVVHNEERPFCCQLCQVISGGCSVCMCVRVCVAFCPASPLPLQASFKRHSDYKSHALVHTEERPHRCELCGKCFKRASNLAEHRRIHSGERPHRCAACTKRFKTPYELQRHMLTHCLERPFTCTACGKGFAAAGALLLHQRQHCDDKPHICGICGKRFAYGHSLRVHERVHTGDRPFSCVLCSKAFKQSNALASHERVHTGERPFACATCGKAFKQSSYLAIHARSHTGERPYACGACGKAFARPSLLLQHQRVHSTERPHRCQHCGKLFKDLAYLAVHEKVHTGETPYKCSICQKGFAHPSNLLQHQRIHRDG
- the LOC133365873 gene encoding zinc finger protein 501-like isoform X4, translating into MLSFLSSKDTASPTTSQGKDVATTNTPDTEAREAELQQFRRRPQQCGKRRLMDQRMGKPVACVEETGPSHERHLRLKGACRKKGPAEDGQEVLEKLDTQPSRSDDIVQLIDEDGVYSSAKLVPITEMALSPYLTQHLERHSGEGEEFEIQEVIVDEKPFQCVICAKAFKRAWELFSHEVVHNEERPFCCQLCQVISGGCSVCMCVRVCVAFCPASPLPLQASFKRHSDYKSHALVHTEERPHRCELCGKCFKRASNLAEHRRIHSGERPHRCAACTKRFKTPYELQRHMLTHCLERPFTCTACGKGFAAAGALLLHQRQHCDDKPHICGICGKRFAYGHSLRVHERVHTGDRPFSCVLCSKAFKQSNALASHERVHTGERPFACATCGKAFKQSSYLAIHARSHTGERPYACGACGKAFARPSLLLQHQRVHSTERPHRCQHCGKLFKDLAYLAVHEKVHTGETPYKCSICQKGFAHPSNLLQHQRIHRDG
- the LOC133365873 gene encoding zinc finger protein 774-like isoform X2, with the protein product MVDIPSSPASELDFSPNRIPENGSEGSELPAPLEDWSDGEKELDSDRRSPGLSSKTSFLCVSLQGKDVATTNTPDTEAREAELQQFRRRPQQCGKRRLMDQRMGKPVACVEETGPSHERHLRLKGACRKKGPAEDGQEVLEKLDTQPSRSDDIVQLIDEDGVYSSAKLVPITEMALSPYLTQHLERHSGEGEEFEIQEVIVDEKPFQCVICAKAFKRAWELFSHEVVHNEERPFCCQLCQVISGGCSVCMCVRVCVAFCPASPLPLQASFKRHSDYKSHALVHTEERPHRCELCGKCFKRASNLAEHRRIHSGERPHRCAACTKRFKTPYELQRHMLTHCLERPFTCTACGKGFAAAGALLLHQRQHCDDKPHICGICGKRFAYGHSLRVHERVHTGDRPFSCVLCSKAFKQSNALASHERVHTGERPFACATCGKAFKQSSYLAIHARSHTGERPYACGACGKAFARPSLLLQHQRVHSTERPHRCQHCGKLFKDLAYLAVHEKVHTAWENAKLITQ
- the LOC133365873 gene encoding zinc finger protein 391-like isoform X6, with protein sequence MVDIPSSPASELDFSPNRIPENGSEGSELPAPLEDWSDGEKELDSDRRSPGLSSKTSFLCVSLQGKDVATTNTPDTEAREAELQQFRRRPQQCGKRRLMDQRMGKPVACVEETGPSHERHLRLKGACRKKGPAEDGQEVLEKLDTQPSRSDDIVQLIDEDGVYSSAKLVPITEMALSPYLTQHLERHSGEGEEFEIQEVIVDEKPFQCVICAKAFKRAWELFSHEVVHNEERPFCCQLCQVISGGCSVCMCVRVCVAFCPASPLPLQASFKRHSDYKSHALVHTEERPHRCELCGKCFKRASNLAEHRRIHSGERPHRCAACTKRFKTPYELQRHMLTHCLERPFTCTACGKGFAAAGALLLHQRQHCDDKPHICGICGKRFAYGHSLRVHERVHTAWENAKLITQ